The Fulvivirga ligni genome window below encodes:
- a CDS encoding flippase, which translates to MIKLLDLTKKISLYKRDADKAKILKNISWLFFDKFVSTFLSLLSGILLVRYLGPDQFGVLSFSQSIFIMLTAICKLGLDNIVVREIVENDKHQDSIISSAFLMKSILTLSTYCILMLIVLPFGVSTPEKITLIFCLGLIFQPIGILDLFFQTRSLSKYLVISKVIGVIICSLLKFLCIYLEASLTVIALVFLLEPIITFGVLGYIYFSRSNQLKWRPKLSFSKFLLKSSWLLLLSSMSVTLYLKVDVIMIKYFLSFSEVGIYSSAVRISEGWYFIPQAMVISLFPTIIKAKAESLHKYYSQLQKLMNVMVWLSLFLALIVFFTGDYIIHFLYGEKYQAASSVLSIHIWSGIFVFLGFVSGRWLIIERMEFYAFKRSFYGALVNVVLNLILIPQFGINGAAIATFFSMFTSMYLAFYIDRRTRHIFYMKTKSLLFHSLWKKLYQYK; encoded by the coding sequence ATGATAAAGCTTCTTGATCTTACTAAGAAAATTTCGCTATATAAAAGAGATGCAGATAAAGCAAAGATTCTAAAAAACATATCTTGGCTATTTTTTGATAAATTTGTATCCACATTTCTCTCCTTATTATCAGGCATTTTATTAGTTCGTTATCTTGGTCCTGATCAATTTGGTGTACTAAGTTTTAGTCAAAGTATTTTCATTATGCTTACTGCTATATGTAAGCTCGGCCTTGATAATATTGTTGTTAGAGAAATTGTGGAAAATGATAAACATCAGGATAGCATAATTTCCAGTGCATTCTTGATGAAGTCAATTTTGACGTTGTCTACCTACTGCATTCTGATGCTTATAGTGCTTCCCTTTGGAGTTTCAACCCCAGAGAAAATAACATTAATTTTCTGTTTAGGGTTGATTTTTCAACCTATAGGAATTTTAGATTTGTTCTTTCAGACTAGGTCTCTTTCTAAATACTTAGTAATATCAAAAGTTATAGGTGTCATTATTTGCTCATTATTGAAGTTTCTTTGTATTTATTTAGAAGCTTCCTTGACAGTAATTGCCTTAGTATTTCTTTTGGAACCAATAATTACTTTTGGAGTTCTGGGATATATTTATTTTAGTCGATCAAACCAGCTAAAATGGAGGCCGAAACTCTCTTTTTCTAAATTTCTTCTTAAGTCTTCTTGGTTACTCCTATTATCTTCAATGTCTGTAACACTTTATTTGAAAGTGGATGTAATTATGATAAAGTACTTCTTATCATTTTCTGAAGTTGGTATCTATTCTTCGGCAGTAAGAATTAGTGAAGGATGGTATTTTATACCGCAGGCAATGGTTATTTCACTTTTTCCTACAATTATAAAAGCTAAAGCAGAAAGTCTTCATAAATATTATTCACAATTGCAGAAATTAATGAATGTGATGGTGTGGCTTTCATTATTCTTAGCTCTGATAGTTTTTTTTACAGGGGATTATATAATTCACTTTCTTTATGGCGAGAAATATCAGGCCGCTTCAAGTGTGTTATCAATACATATTTGGTCCGGTATATTTGTGTTCTTAGGTTTTGTTAGTGGCCGTTGGTTGATCATTGAAAGAATGGAGTTTTATGCGTTTAAACGCAGTTTTTATGGTGCTTTGGTAAATGTAGTCCTAAATTTAATATTAATACCCCAATTCGGCATTAATGGAGCAGCCATTGCAACATTCTTTTCGATGTTTACATCGATGTATTTGGCTTTCTATATCGATCGACGAACAAGACATATTTTCTATATGAAAACGAAGTCATTATTATTTCATTCTTTATGGAAAAAATTATATCAGTATAAATGA
- a CDS encoding polysaccharide pyruvyl transferase family protein, giving the protein MRVGILTYHHTTNYGATMQTFALYSYLQSQGVEVHIIDYKPKAARKAYFKSNFINKQAVSNLVKWRRFKKFTQQNLSLYKLRKQNFSGVEEILSDFDIIISGSDEIWNFDSFRGFDPVYFLGFKRNTPKKISYAASFGEAKNFHANEGKLKEFLNSYDALAVRDNKTFDKVGEYTNNTVYKVFDPTLLISYQDKFNLEDVQHSNYVLIYGIVAEEFIQSIITFADRNSLIIISVGYYNKFATYNYVDAGPIEWLCYMKNASFIYTNFYHGLLFSIIFNKPYKVFIIQSKSSKIHDVLLKLNLKSDYQLDYSGENEIRLLERDLEDYTKESKDFIFKYIIGNNF; this is encoded by the coding sequence ATGAGAGTAGGAATCTTAACATATCATCATACCACTAACTATGGAGCTACAATGCAAACTTTTGCATTATATAGTTATTTGCAAAGTCAAGGTGTTGAAGTACATATAATTGATTACAAACCAAAGGCAGCACGAAAGGCCTATTTCAAAAGTAACTTTATAAATAAACAAGCAGTTAGTAACCTAGTTAAATGGCGACGTTTTAAAAAGTTTACTCAGCAAAATTTGTCACTTTATAAATTGAGAAAGCAAAATTTTTCAGGGGTTGAAGAAATATTGAGTGATTTTGATATCATTATTTCAGGAAGTGATGAAATTTGGAATTTTGATTCGTTTAGAGGGTTTGACCCTGTGTATTTTCTAGGATTTAAAAGAAATACTCCGAAAAAAATATCTTATGCTGCTAGTTTTGGGGAAGCTAAAAATTTTCATGCAAATGAAGGAAAACTTAAAGAATTTTTAAATTCATATGATGCTTTAGCTGTGCGCGATAATAAGACGTTTGATAAAGTTGGGGAATATACAAATAACACAGTATATAAAGTTTTTGATCCTACACTACTTATAAGTTATCAGGATAAATTTAATTTAGAAGATGTACAACATTCTAATTATGTTTTAATATATGGGATTGTGGCTGAAGAATTTATTCAAAGTATTATCACTTTTGCAGATAGAAATTCCCTAATTATAATTTCTGTTGGTTACTATAATAAATTTGCTACTTATAACTATGTAGATGCTGGTCCAATAGAATGGCTTTGTTATATGAAAAATGCAAGCTTCATATATACGAATTTCTATCATGGATTATTGTTCTCTATTATCTTTAATAAACCGTATAAAGTGTTTATAATCCAATCCAAATCCAGTAAAATACATGACGTTTTGCTAAAGTTAAATTTGAAGTCTGATTATCAGCTGGATTATAGTGGAGAAAATGAAATACGTCTATTAGAGCGAGATCTTGAGGACTATACAAAGGAGTCGAAGGATTTTATTTTTAAATACATAATTGGGAATAATTTTTGA
- a CDS encoding glycosyltransferase family 4 protein has protein sequence MKVLFITHYSSMYGANKSLINLIEGLRVYDVDILVLCPEDGALVENLKNLNVNHIVRKFSNAHHKTTRSLFKVPFKLFSNLIFLLKSGWVKEFAPDVIYSNSSVVFIGSLLSWKYNIPHIWHIREFGYLDYKLKFDFGSSFLTYWRKKTSKFICISNAISETVLPNVSIEKKFIIYNGIVRKMELEQYTVRSLKTDQRMILGIVGLVSPVKNQLEAIRAFAIVNKVYPLTVLRIIGDGDGEYLDLLSLEAGKLGVRDSVIFEGYMSDPSSVYDDLDILLMCSRNEGMGRVTVEAMSRGIPTVGYANGGTLELINDGQNGFLYNNGYEKLSSKVMELLGNKSLYIQMSEACLREVERKFTVEEYSKKVSEVLFGLKN, from the coding sequence TTGAAAGTACTATTTATAACACATTACTCATCAATGTATGGGGCTAATAAATCCCTAATTAATTTAATTGAAGGTTTAAGGGTATATGATGTTGATATATTAGTTTTATGCCCAGAGGATGGGGCATTAGTTGAGAATCTGAAGAACCTTAATGTAAATCACATAGTGAGGAAATTTAGTAATGCTCATCATAAAACCACTCGTAGTTTATTTAAAGTGCCATTCAAGTTATTTAGTAACCTGATCTTTTTGTTAAAGTCTGGATGGGTTAAAGAGTTTGCTCCAGACGTTATATATAGCAATAGTTCTGTCGTTTTTATAGGGAGCTTACTTTCGTGGAAATACAATATACCACATATATGGCATATCAGAGAGTTTGGTTATTTGGATTATAAATTAAAATTCGACTTCGGAAGTTCATTTTTGACCTATTGGAGAAAAAAAACATCAAAGTTTATATGTATTTCAAATGCTATTTCTGAAACTGTTTTACCAAATGTATCAATTGAAAAGAAATTCATAATCTATAATGGTATAGTGCGAAAAATGGAGCTTGAGCAATATACTGTTAGATCTTTAAAAACTGATCAAAGAATGATTTTGGGGATTGTAGGTCTGGTTAGTCCCGTTAAAAATCAATTAGAAGCAATTCGTGCTTTTGCTATAGTTAATAAAGTATACCCCCTTACTGTACTTAGAATTATAGGTGATGGAGATGGTGAATATCTAGATTTATTGAGCTTAGAAGCTGGAAAACTTGGGGTGAGGGATTCAGTGATTTTTGAGGGATATATGTCTGACCCGTCTTCTGTTTATGATGACTTGGATATACTTCTAATGTGCTCTAGAAATGAGGGCATGGGAAGAGTAACGGTCGAAGCTATGTCGCGGGGTATACCCACAGTTGGTTATGCCAATGGTGGCACTCTTGAACTTATTAATGATGGTCAAAATGGATTTCTTTATAATAACGGTTACGAAAAATTAAGTTCAAAGGTGATGGAACTGTTAGGTAATAAGAGTTTGTATATTCAGATGAGTGAGGCGTGCTTGCGGGAGGTAGAACGCAAGTTTACAGTTGAAGAATATTCCAAAAAGGTAAGTGAAGTTTTATTTGGTCTGAAAAATTAG
- a CDS encoding glycosyltransferase family 2 protein, which produces MANECVSIVTIVYNNREYIQQTIDSVASQNYPNIEYLVIDGGSTDGTINILKKNDNNIAHWISEKDRGISDAFNKGLRFSSGALIGFLNSDDWYEPDVINNIMSFASEHECLNKPCVLYGKTYRVLKDGQRINKKNNTMGWHVSVPFSHCSSFITREYYEQYGDFDDKFKIAMDVDFLMRGLGEAEYIEMPMFVGNQRDGGVSDKNRLNGYKEYFKIAASKVGFLNALVGFLIKLSIHYLKKRK; this is translated from the coding sequence ATGGCAAATGAATGTGTAAGTATAGTAACTATAGTTTATAATAATAGAGAGTATATTCAACAAACAATTGATAGCGTAGCTTCTCAAAACTATCCCAATATAGAGTATCTCGTTATTGATGGTGGATCAACAGATGGCACAATAAATATTCTAAAAAAGAATGATAATAACATTGCTCATTGGATCAGTGAGAAGGATAGAGGAATTAGTGATGCATTTAACAAAGGCTTAAGGTTTTCTAGTGGGGCATTAATAGGGTTTTTAAATTCTGACGACTGGTATGAGCCAGATGTCATAAATAATATTATGTCTTTTGCTTCTGAGCACGAATGTTTAAATAAACCTTGTGTATTATATGGGAAAACATATCGGGTTTTGAAGGACGGACAGAGAATAAATAAAAAGAATAACACCATGGGCTGGCATGTTTCGGTGCCTTTTAGTCATTGTTCATCATTTATTACAAGAGAATATTACGAGCAATATGGAGATTTTGATGATAAGTTTAAAATAGCGATGGACGTTGATTTCTTGATGAGGGGGCTGGGTGAAGCAGAGTATATTGAAATGCCAATGTTTGTGGGAAATCAGAGAGATGGTGGAGTAAGTGATAAGAATAGACTTAATGGGTATAAGGAATACTTTAAAATCGCGGCATCCAAAGTAGGTTTTTTAAACGCTTTAGTAGGTTTCTTAATTAAGCTGAGTATTCACTATCTAAAGAAAAGGAAATGA
- a CDS encoding acyltransferase → MIFYNILSKGKIKKSATIGLNVRILDIRNVEIGVRTNINYDSIIDGRGSGVQIGNDVDVAPQVNIWSLEHDPKSDIHSSRSEKVVIKDNVWLANKVIILPGSYIESGVVIGAGGVFKGRALRNGIYVGNPATVKKSRPQDPTFKLTAIRRFR, encoded by the coding sequence ATGATATTTTATAATATCCTTTCCAAAGGAAAAATTAAAAAGTCTGCTACTATTGGTCTTAATGTAAGGATATTAGACATTCGAAATGTTGAAATTGGGGTTCGAACTAATATCAATTATGATAGTATAATCGATGGTAGGGGTTCTGGGGTACAAATCGGTAATGATGTTGATGTTGCACCTCAGGTAAATATATGGTCCTTAGAGCACGATCCCAAATCTGATATTCATTCTTCAAGAAGTGAAAAAGTGGTAATTAAGGATAATGTGTGGTTAGCCAACAAGGTAATCATTTTACCTGGTTCTTATATTGAGTCTGGTGTGGTGATTGGAGCAGGAGGAGTTTTTAAGGGACGAGCTTTAAGGAATGGGATATATGTTGGAAATCCTGCAACAGTAAAAAAGAGTCGACCCCAAGATCCTACATTTAAGCTTACAGCTATTAGACGATTTAGATGA
- a CDS encoding O-antigen ligase family protein yields MFILLYNFDKKISIYTLLSLLFIVLTFSGSGYVMLTLVIIVLLRSAKLSYNSLLGFALIIILLITISILLAQIDAFQSLIVKRLGSVQEGRDNSSKLRFLAPFEVMYFTLKSSPIFGFGFGNLANTLSRNSSSFQYQRIFDGAFTEKVNNIYAIICGSGGITFLLYHFYYLYKNVYSRIISGNSALFIMLLIYPFFSGHFVHIFYWYLIYLIRHIYLATHTKINNNEEEACYC; encoded by the coding sequence ATGTTTATTCTACTGTATAATTTTGATAAAAAGATATCCATATATACATTATTGTCATTACTCTTTATAGTATTAACCTTTTCCGGTTCAGGGTACGTTATGTTGACGCTTGTTATAATCGTACTTTTAAGGTCGGCTAAATTATCATATAATAGTCTTCTTGGTTTCGCACTTATCATTATACTACTTATTACGATTAGCATACTATTAGCTCAAATTGATGCATTTCAGAGTTTAATTGTTAAAAGGCTGGGCTCTGTTCAGGAGGGTAGAGATAACAGTTCCAAGTTGAGATTTTTAGCACCTTTTGAGGTAATGTATTTTACTTTAAAATCATCCCCGATCTTCGGTTTTGGTTTTGGGAATTTAGCTAACACATTAAGCCGAAATTCAAGCAGCTTTCAATATCAAAGGATATTTGATGGAGCCTTCACTGAGAAAGTAAATAATATTTATGCAATAATCTGTGGCTCAGGAGGAATTACATTTCTTTTGTATCATTTCTACTATTTATACAAAAACGTTTATTCCAGAATAATTAGTGGCAATAGCGCTTTGTTTATTATGCTATTGATATATCCTTTTTTCTCGGGCCATTTTGTTCATATATTTTATTGGTATCTAATTTATTTAATTAGGCATATTTATTTGGCTACTCACACTAAAATTAATAATAATGAGGAAGAAGCTTGCTATTGTTGA
- a CDS encoding glycosyltransferase: MRKKLAIVDPSSRTLPYDFHYIEQVSKEFDVVFYCSKTQFNGDFISLIRALPNVEVKEFNVSNRGRVMGLISYLGLLLSIISNVRKYKYVHFQWSIAFTLELPLFFIIKNKLCFTFHNKVPHHYEKMTFWPFKIISRLSRLVFFVSETVAEEFIKDYKLTSTEKVKVVPHGVMSLNEDNSVLLHKSPNLEKELIFWGNVKPYKGVELFEFIPQNIPRSIYGKWDNKLKGLKERLLKSGVEVVDKYLTVDEILNVIERNGIFVLPYLKASQSGVLYTLLNYGCVFISSRVGDSASVLKKGGLEGLLFTYGDVHELIDAVEYCHSHYDEIKNKLHTLKIEYSWANIIKNGTYEFGSK; this comes from the coding sequence ATGAGGAAGAAGCTTGCTATTGTTGATCCCTCCTCTAGAACTCTTCCATACGATTTTCATTATATTGAGCAAGTTTCAAAGGAGTTTGACGTTGTTTTTTATTGCTCTAAAACTCAATTTAATGGTGATTTTATTTCCTTGATAAGGGCGCTACCTAATGTTGAGGTTAAGGAGTTTAATGTTTCAAATAGAGGTAGAGTGATGGGGCTTATCTCTTATCTTGGGTTGTTGTTATCAATTATAAGTAATGTGCGAAAATATAAATATGTGCATTTCCAATGGAGTATAGCCTTTACTCTGGAGCTACCTTTATTTTTCATAATTAAGAATAAGCTTTGTTTTACTTTCCACAATAAAGTTCCTCATCATTATGAAAAGATGACTTTTTGGCCTTTCAAAATTATTTCACGTTTAAGTAGATTAGTTTTCTTTGTAAGTGAAACAGTTGCAGAAGAATTTATAAAGGATTATAAACTAACTTCAACTGAAAAAGTGAAGGTTGTCCCTCATGGGGTGATGTCTTTAAATGAAGATAATTCTGTTTTACTACACAAAAGTCCTAATCTTGAAAAAGAGTTGATATTTTGGGGTAACGTAAAGCCCTATAAAGGAGTAGAATTATTTGAGTTCATCCCCCAAAATATTCCAAGGTCCATTTATGGAAAATGGGACAATAAGTTAAAAGGGCTAAAAGAAAGATTGCTGAAAAGTGGTGTTGAAGTGGTTGATAAATATCTAACGGTTGATGAAATTCTGAATGTAATTGAGCGTAATGGTATATTCGTTTTACCGTACTTAAAGGCATCACAATCTGGTGTACTCTATACTTTACTTAACTATGGTTGTGTCTTTATCAGTTCTAGAGTTGGTGACAGTGCGAGTGTATTAAAAAAAGGGGGCTTAGAAGGCCTACTTTTCACATATGGGGATGTACATGAATTGATTGATGCTGTAGAATATTGTCATTCTCATTATGACGAGATAAAAAATAAACTTCACACTTTGAAAATAGAGTATTCATGGGCTAACATTATTAAAAACGGAACATATGAATTTGGCTCAAAATAG
- a CDS encoding O-antigen ligase family protein codes for MNLAQNRFKVLGNLFFCGLICFVVTMPLPPIYNSLSIVFLFLIRIVTCIVSQKIGVDIRFRELFYCFVFIFFSFLISALWSEHLSDIFVHLEKRLSYLVFPIIFFLTPSLISRNRIFIVFKLYVLVIVVVALYCELNVFVDIYLKNQNFNQWNSWRYTSDYLSGFVNLHPSYLSIYVNIALILVLYMSNLGRNKIQYALVACLICFLFGFNVLLASRVNFMVSVFLVVFHLYNELCKRMQRKYALGGMLIAIFCIFLMLYNMPYFQSKIEQTMSYLLNEKVNNGNSTSAHFAAWECSWESINSHNLWFGNGLSNVDNILADCYSSKGFNYNLRNKFNSHNQIFQIVLGVGVIGFIPFLLAYINLVIKKSLLINLFIFVISVACMAESVLARQKGIIVFMFFACILYYWSGNEKKHV; via the coding sequence ATGAATTTGGCTCAAAATAGATTTAAAGTACTGGGGAATTTATTTTTTTGCGGATTAATATGCTTTGTAGTAACAATGCCATTACCTCCGATTTATAACTCTTTGTCAATTGTATTTTTATTCTTGATAAGAATAGTGACGTGTATTGTCAGTCAAAAGATAGGGGTTGACATAAGATTTAGAGAGTTGTTTTACTGTTTTGTATTTATCTTTTTTAGCTTCCTTATCAGTGCATTGTGGTCTGAGCATTTATCTGATATTTTTGTTCACCTTGAGAAAAGGTTATCGTATTTAGTTTTTCCCATTATTTTTTTTCTCACACCTTCTCTAATAAGTCGAAATAGAATCTTTATAGTTTTTAAGCTCTATGTTCTAGTAATAGTTGTAGTTGCACTTTACTGTGAGCTTAACGTTTTCGTCGATATTTATTTAAAAAATCAAAATTTTAATCAATGGAATAGTTGGAGATATACAAGTGACTATTTAAGTGGCTTCGTAAATTTACATCCCTCATACCTCAGTATTTATGTAAATATTGCATTAATACTGGTGTTGTATATGTCTAATTTAGGTAGAAATAAAATACAGTATGCACTGGTGGCATGTCTAATATGCTTTCTTTTTGGATTTAATGTTCTATTGGCTTCAAGAGTAAATTTTATGGTAAGTGTATTTTTAGTTGTTTTCCATCTATACAATGAGCTTTGCAAAAGAATGCAGAGGAAATATGCTTTGGGAGGGATGCTTATAGCCATTTTTTGCATTTTTCTAATGCTCTATAATATGCCATATTTTCAATCAAAAATTGAGCAAACAATGAGTTATTTATTGAATGAAAAAGTAAATAATGGTAACTCAACTAGTGCGCATTTTGCAGCATGGGAGTGTAGTTGGGAAAGTATTAATTCTCATAATTTGTGGTTTGGCAATGGTTTGTCTAATGTAGATAACATTTTAGCTGATTGTTATAGCTCGAAAGGCTTTAATTATAATTTGCGCAATAAATTTAATTCCCATAATCAAATTTTTCAGATCGTCTTAGGTGTAGGCGTGATCGGGTTTATTCCTTTTTTACTGGCCTATATTAATTTAGTCATTAAAAAAAGTCTTTTAATAAATCTATTTATCTTTGTTATTTCTGTAGCATGTATGGCTGAGTCAGTCCTTGCCCGGCAGAAGGGTATTATTGTTTTCATGTTTTTCGCTTGTATTCTTTACTATTGGTCTGGTAATGAAAAAAAACATGTATAG
- a CDS encoding glycosyltransferase family 2 protein, with protein MTNLLFSIITASHNSAEHIREAINSVLQQEYQNWELLVTDDGSDDETVQIIKEYTKDDSRIKIFEMLHNSGPAIARNNSISKAKGQLIAFLDSDDTWESDKLKMQYEFFLKHPECPLLFSSYNVMDSAGALLKRQEVPSKVTYKELLKNCPIGCLTAVINTDVTGKVYMPDLKKRQDYALWLKILKEHKFALSLDKPLANYRLGNATVSSNKFKVIKYQWLTYYKVENLNFFQSIYYMVHWALHGVNKHYLN; from the coding sequence ATGACTAACTTACTTTTTTCAATAATAACTGCGTCTCATAATTCCGCCGAGCATATTAGAGAAGCCATTAATTCGGTGCTTCAACAGGAATATCAGAATTGGGAATTGTTAGTTACGGATGATGGTTCTGATGATGAGACGGTTCAAATCATAAAAGAATATACGAAAGACGATAGCCGTATAAAAATCTTTGAAATGCTCCATAATTCTGGGCCGGCAATTGCACGTAACAATTCCATAAGTAAGGCTAAAGGACAACTTATAGCCTTTTTAGATAGTGATGACACTTGGGAGAGTGATAAGTTAAAGATGCAGTATGAGTTTTTTTTAAAGCACCCCGAATGCCCCCTCTTGTTTTCGTCTTATAATGTAATGGATAGTGCTGGGGCTTTGCTAAAAAGGCAAGAGGTGCCATCAAAAGTTACCTATAAAGAATTGCTTAAAAATTGTCCTATAGGCTGTTTAACTGCGGTTATAAACACAGATGTAACTGGCAAAGTTTATATGCCAGATCTAAAGAAAAGGCAAGACTATGCATTATGGTTGAAAATTTTAAAAGAACACAAGTTTGCATTATCACTGGATAAGCCCCTGGCCAACTATCGTCTAGGTAATGCCACTGTTTCCAGTAATAAATTTAAGGTGATTAAATATCAATGGTTAACGTATTATAAGGTGGAAAACCTTAACTTTTTTCAGTCAATCTATTATATGGTTCACTGGGCACTTCATGGTGTCAATAAGCACTATTTAAATTAA